The following are encoded together in the Zingiber officinale cultivar Zhangliang chromosome 8A, Zo_v1.1, whole genome shotgun sequence genome:
- the LOC122010344 gene encoding transcription termination factor MTERF15, mitochondrial-like: MLHLHSLVRCRALLPSIELRRVFFSTGASASSSVATASPDPHFLVEYLVNTCGFTADDASKVFKSRPRFRSAEKADAVLGFLKSQGLDGANLRKLITWKPNLFGWDVETNLAPKFKFLRDMGFSESDAVNVVMLHPTILSLSIQNTLLPKLKFWESLFGSKEILLKNLRRGNRFIGNSIENVVRPNLNFLRDECGIPEERVSLAIKRHPSFIVLNPDTFRALVDRADGLGVPRGSRMFLWILYVLHAVSREKFEAQVKLMNSFGWSNSDFSTAIKKYPKFLSLSIESLQRKMEFLVKDVGIAPSDIAYHPMPLGLSLEKRLIPRFRVMEILKSEGLWTSRNKIHGFLSSSGPKFLQKYVLPYQDMHPKLLEVLSCDV, encoded by the coding sequence ATGCTTCACCTTCACTCCCTAGTCCGCTGCCGTGCGCTCCTTCCATCGATCGAACTCCGTCGCGTCTTCTTCTCCACCGGCGCTTCCGCATCTTCCTCAGTCGCTACCGCTTCTCCCGATCCTCACTTCCTTGTCGAGTACCTCGTGAATACATGCGGGTTCACCGCCGACGATGCTTCCAAGGTCTTCAAGTCGCGCCCCCGTTTTCGGTCCGCCGAGAAGGCCGACGCCGTTCTTGGATTTCTCAAATCTCAGGGCCTTGATGGCGCGAATCTCAGAAAGCTAATAACTTGGAAGCCAAATTTGTTCGGCTGGGATGTGGAGACGAACCTCGCTCCAAAGTTCAAATTTTTGCGCGACATGGGGTTCTCTGAGTCCGACGCCGTCAATGTCGTTATGCTGCACCCCACCATTCTTTCCCTCAGCATCCAGAACACGCTTCTCCCCAAATTGAAGTTTTGGGAAAGTCTTTTTGGATCCAAGGAGATCCTCCTCAAGAATCTCCGGAGGGGTAACAGGTTTATAGGCAACAGCATTGAGAATGTGGTACGCCCGAACTTGAACTTTTTACGGGATGAATGTGGTATTCCTGAAGAGCGAGTTTCTCTTGCCATTAAAAGGCACCCCAGTTTCATCGTGCTGAACCCAGATACCTTCCGGGCTCTGGTGGATAGAGCTGACGGGCTTGGAGTTCCCCGGGGATCTAGAATGTTCCTCTggatcctttatgtgctgcacgCGGTCAGCAGGGAAAAATTTGAAGCCCAAGTAAAGCTCATGAACAGTTTTGGTTGGTCGAACTCCGATTTCAGTACTGCAATCAAGAAATATCCAAAATTTTTAAGCCTTTCCATAGAATCATTGCAGAGAAAGATGGAATTTTTGGTCAAGGATGTTGGGATTGCACCTTCAGACATTGCTTACCACCCGATGCCTTTAGGATTAAGTTTGGAAAAGAGGTTAATTCCTcgatttcgtgtgatggagatATTGAAATCTGAAGGGTTATGGACGTCAAGAAACAAGATACATGGATTTTTATCATCATCTGGTCCAAAATTTTTGCAGAAGTATGTGCTCCCTTACCAAGATATGCACCCCAAACTTCTTGAAGTTTTGTCTTGTGACGTGTAG
- the LOC122010343 gene encoding transcription termination factor MTERF15, mitochondrial-like — translation MLHIHSLLRGHALLPSIQLRRLFFSTGASATSSVATASPDPNFLVEYLMNACGFSADDASKVSKSFPRFRSAEKADAVLGFLRSQGIDGANLRKIISSKPGFLCRDVENSLAPKFKILRDMGLSESDIANAVLRHPVILSLNVQNTLLPRLKVWESLFGSREILFRQLRSCNRFMSTSIKNVVRPNLNFLRDECGIPEDRVSRVIKRHPGFIVQNPESLRALVDRAEGIGIPRESKMFLWILDVLHGVSREKFEVQVKLLHSFGWSNSDFTAAFKKRPAFLWHSTEVLQRKMEFFIKDVEIKPSEIANHPIVLAFSLEKRLIPRFQLMKILKSEGLWTSNIKLHNFFSSPDPKFLQSFVLPYKDKLPELAELKGNNPNCKFI, via the coding sequence ATGCTTCATATTCACTCCCTACTCCGCGGCCATGCGCTCCTTCCATCGATACAACTCCGTCGCCTCTTCTTCTCCACCGGCGCTTCCGCCACCTCCTCAGTCGCCACCGCTTCTCCCGATCCCAACTTCCTGGTCGAATACCTCATGAATGCATGCGGGTTCTCCGCCGACGATGCTTCCAAGGTCTCCAAGTCGTTCCCCCGTTTTCGGTCCGCCGAGAAGGCCGACGCCGTTCTTGGATTTCTCAGATCTCAGGGCATTGATGGAGCTAATCTCAGAAAGATAATATCTTCGAAGCCAGGATTTCTCTGCAGGGATGTGGAGAACAGTCTCGCtccaaagtttaaaattttgcgCGACATGGGGTTATCTGAGTCCGACATCGCCAATGCGGTTTTGCGGCATCCCGTCATTCTTTCCCTCAACGTCCAGAACACGCTTCTCCCCAGATTGAAGGTTTGGGAAAGTTTATTTGGATCGAGGGAGATCCTCTTCAGACAACTCCGGAGCTGCAATAGGTTTATGAGCACCAGCATTAAGAATGTGGTACGCCCTAACTTGAACTTCTTACGGGATGAATGTGGTATTCCTGAAGACCGGGTTTCTCGTGTCATTAAAAGGCACCCCGGCTTCATCGTGCAGAATCCTGAATCCCTCCGGGCTTTGGTAGATAGAGCTGAGGGGATTGGAATTCCCCGTGAATCCAAAATGTTCCTTTGGATCCTTGATGTGCTGCACGGGGTCAGCAGGGAAAAATTTGAGGTCCAAGTCAAGCTCTTGCACAGCTTTGGTTGGTCAAACTCGGATTTCACTGCTGCATTCAAGAAACGTCCAGCCTTTTTATGGCATTCCACGGAAGTATTGCAGAGGAAGATGGAATTTTTTATCAAGGATGTTGAAATTAAACCTTCTGAGATTGCTAACCACCCAATCGTTTTGGCATTTAGTTTGGAAAAGAGGTTAATTCCTCGGTTTCAATTGATGAAGATATTGAAATCTGAAGGGTTATGGACTTCAAACATCAAGCTACACAACTTTTTCTCATCGCCGGATCCAAAATTCTTGCAGAGCTTTGTTCTCCCTTACAAAGATAAACTCCCCGAACTTGCTGAACTCAAGGGGAATAATCCAAACTGCAAATTTATTTGA
- the LOC122011289 gene encoding uncharacterized protein LOC122011289 translates to MFHLHSLVRCHALLPSIQLRRLFFSTGASASSSVATASPDPPFLVEYLVNTCGFSTDDASKVSKSLPRFRSAEKADAVLGFLRSQGLDGANLRKLITWIPTLLGCDVQTILAPKFNCLHELGFSESDAVNVVMLHPMILSLSVQNTLLPRLKFWESLFGSRDILLRNLRRCNRFMSTSIENVVRPNLNFLRDECNIPEERVSRVIRRHPGFIVHNPESLRALVDRAEGIGIPRESKMFLWILDVLHGVSREKFEVQVKLLHSFGWSNSDFTAAFKQRPTFLCHSTEILQRKMEFFIKDVEIKPSVIANHPIVLAFSLEKRCANVMLQFLVRCSALPPSTQLYHVFFSISTSVSSSGATSSLDPHFLVEYLMDTCGFSVDDTSKVSKLLPRIESSEKPNVVLGFFISQGLDGANLGRILAWKPRCLAGMWK, encoded by the exons ATGTTTCACCTTCACTCCCTAGTCCGCTGCCATGCGCTCCTTCCATCGATCCAACTCCGTCGTCTCTTCTTCTCCACCGGTGCTTCCGCCTCCTCCTCAGTCGCCACCGCTTCTCCCGATCCCCCCTTCCTTGTCGAGTACCTCGTGAATACATGCGGCTTCTCCACCGACGATGCTTCCAAGGTCTCCAAGTCGCTCCCCCGTTTTCGGTCCGCCGAGAAGGCCGACGCCGTTCTTGGATTTCTCAGATCTCAGGGCCTTGATGGCGCTAATCTCAGAAAGCTAATAACTTGGATACCAACATTGCTCGGCTGCGATGTGCAGACGATCCTAGCTCCGAAGTTCAATTGTTTGCACGAATTGGGGTTCTCTGAGTCCGACGCCGTCAATGTCGTTATGTTGCACCCCATGATTCTTTCCCTCAGCGTTCAGAACACGCTTCTCCCCAGATTGAAGTTTTGGGAAAGTTTATTTGGATCGAGGGACATTCTCCTCAGGAATCTCCGGCGCTGTAATAGGTTTATGAGCACCAGCATTGAGAATGTGGTACGCCCTAACTTGAACTTCTTACGGGATGAATGTAATATTCCTGAAGAGCGGGTTTCTCGTGTCATTAGAAGGCACCCCGGCTTCATCGTGCATAATCCTGAATCCCTCCGGGCTTTGGTAGATAGAGCTGAGGGGATTGGAATTCCCCGTGAATCTAAGATGTTCCTCTGGATCCTTGATGTGCTGCACGGGGTCAGCAGGGAAAAATTTGAGGTCCAAGTCAAGCTCTTGCACAGCTTCGGTTGGTCGAACTCGGATTTCACTGCTGCATTCAAGCAACGTCCAACCTTTCTATGTCATTCCACAGAAATATTGCAGAGGAAGATGGAATTTTTTATCAAGGATGTTGAAATTAAACCTTCTGTGATTGCTAACCACCCAATCGTTTTAGCATTTAGTTTGGAAAAGAG ATGCGCCAATGTGATGCTTCAATTCCTGGTTCGCTGCTCTGCTCTCCCTCCTTCGACCCAACTCTATCATGTCTTCTTCTCCATCAGCACATCCGTCTCCTCCTCAGGTGCCACCTCTTCTCTCGATCCCCACTTCTTGGTCGAGTACCTCATGGATACATGTGGCTTCTCCGTTGATGATACTTCCAAGGTCTCCAAGTTGCTACCTCGTATTGAGTCCTCCGAGAAGCCCAACGTCGTTCTTGGATTCTTCATATCTCAGGGCCTTGATGGTGCTAATCTGGGAAGGATACTAGCTTGGAAACCACGATGCTTGGCTGGGATGTGGAAATGA